Proteins encoded by one window of Monoglobus pectinilyticus:
- a CDS encoding YigZ family protein produces MKDRYKTVKNMASAEIVEKRSRFIASVKPVESEHEAVEFINELRKKYWDASHNVYAYIVEENGVMRYSDDGEPSGTAGMPVLDMLKKEGLTNTVVVVTRYFGGILLGTGGLVHTYSKSAKAGVLAANILEMILCRELSVICDYNMLGKIQNELHSWEFIQGETLYSDSVELSLYVPISDCAGLKERIVDISNGTVKIIEGSEIYKEKV; encoded by the coding sequence ATGAAGGATAGATATAAGACTGTTAAGAATATGGCGAGCGCAGAAATAGTCGAGAAGCGTTCCAGATTCATAGCGTCAGTAAAACCTGTGGAAAGCGAGCATGAAGCCGTAGAGTTTATAAACGAGCTCAGAAAAAAATACTGGGACGCCAGCCATAACGTTTATGCCTATATTGTCGAGGAAAATGGTGTAATGAGATACAGCGACGACGGCGAACCGTCAGGCACAGCAGGAATGCCTGTGCTTGATATGTTAAAAAAAGAAGGATTAACAAACACGGTCGTTGTTGTTACTAGATATTTTGGAGGAATATTGCTGGGTACCGGCGGATTGGTTCATACGTATTCAAAAAGCGCAAAGGCCGGAGTTTTAGCGGCAAATATTTTAGAAATGATACTGTGCCGCGAGCTTTCTGTTATCTGTGATTACAATATGCTGGGAAAGATTCAGAATGAACTGCACAGCTGGGAATTCATACAGGGTGAAACACTATATTCCGACAGCGTAGAGCTTTCATTATATGTTCCGATAAGTGACTGTGCCGGATTAAAGGAACGTATTGTCGATATAAGCAATGGAACTGTTAAAATTATAGAAGGTTCAGAAATCTATAAGGAGAAAGTTTAA